The Deferribacter autotrophicus genomic sequence AATACCAATAAGGGTTGCTATATCCATACTATTTCACTCCTAAACAATTATAATTAAAAAAACAATAACTTTCAAAGAAAATTTATACAGATGGGGATGTAATATCAATCCCCATTTTATCTTTTCAGATTCATCAACTCCTGTAACAGTTCATCACTGGTAGTAATGACTCTTGAGTTAGCCTGAAAACCTCTCTGAGTTGTAATCATATTTACAAATTCTCTTGCAAGATCGACATTTGAGTTCTCAAGAGCTCCTGATGCAATAGTTCCTCGACCTCCTGTAGAAGCACGACCGATTGCTGCCTGTCCAGAGTTTGGCGTCTCAGCAAATAATGTATCCCCTACCTTTAAAAGACCTTCTTGATTAGTAAAAATTGCTACCCCGACTTGCGCAATAAGTTTTATTTCACCATTCGTATAAGCCCCTATAATTTCCCCCGAATCATTCACAGACAATCTTTCTAGTGAGCCCATTGGATATCCATCTTGATCTGTTTCTGTTATTGTTGATTCAGCAGCAGAAAGTGTCATCCCATCATAATTTCCCGGGGTTCCTAAATTAACACTAACACCACTCATTATTGAAGCACCATTTGCAGGTGATAACGTAAATGACAAATTTGATAATATATTATTTGTATATAAATCATATACCCCTTGGAACGAACCATCCTGATTAAATCTTACAATCACAGTATTTCCAGTTGTTCCATCTATAGATATTGAATCATTAGAATCAGCAGGTTCTATTGTAAGTTTCCACTCATTATTGGCCTCATCGTATAATTCAAAATTATAATTAACAACATGGGGGTTACCTTGAGCATCATATACTGTTTGACTAGTAATTAACTGACCACCTGAAGCATTTTGCAACGTTTGATACTTCATATAGTCAGTAAATGTAGCATAAGAACTTGCTCCAGAGACAGAAAAATTAATATAATCAATATTATTTGGTATACCTTTTTCCCCAATTACCTTAATTTTTCCATCTTCTATAGTAATGCTGTTATCTGGAAGTCCCATATATGATTCTAAACCATTTAACAAATCACCAACTGTTTTACCTAATACAGGGACATAGTTTGTAGCTTCTGGGTCACTATTTGGTTCTTTACCTCCAATCTGCGCATCAAAATATATTACTGCATCGCTATCAAGGCCAAGAGTTAAACCAGAATTAGTATATAAATTATCTAAAGAATCAGACTCCTTTGCATATCTTAAAAATCTGTTACTATATATTGGAGGATTTGTTTCACCAGCACCTAAAAGGATATCATTACTTGTAACAATATTTGATTCAAAAACTGTCCCACTATAAGCCTTATCAATTTTAAAACCTCTTATATCATTAGAAGACACATCAGGGATGCCATCTTGATCAGCATCAATGACTAAATTTTTGTAAACAAACATACCAGAATTTTCATCATAATTTACGGAAAAACCTTCTGAAACATTTTCGCTAATTGCAGACGTAATCTCAGAAGCTAATTCACCTAAACTATTAAAATCGCTTCCAGCATTTAATATTTTTTCATAAAATATTTCATTACTTTCTTTCGTATCATTTGAAACATAAGCACCTACAAGTGATTGTAAAACAACAGCAAGATTAGGATTACCTGAAAATGAATTAATTGTAAAGTTATTAGTACTTTCAATTTTTATTTTTCCTTCAGATAAACTTGCAGTTGCACCATAATTATTTAATATATTATTTAATTCATCAATAAATCCTTGTAATGTTTTAAATTTTCCATTACCTATATTATTATTGTCAAAGTCATCTTCATTACTATCATAAATTAACTGATGTTCTGTGGTCGTATCAGATTGAGTAATAAAAATTGATATATTTTTATTAGAATCCAACCCTAAACTGACATCACTTGAATTATAAACTTTTGCCATATCAGTTATTTTAGTAGCAAGGGCTTTTATTCTAACAGGCTCCCCTTCTACCAAATCTAATTTTAAACCATTTGAACTATGCAGATCAAAAATATTATCATTACTTGCAGCTGTTGTCATAAGTGGCTGAAACTCTAAAATAGTTGGCTCAGCCCTGGTATCAAGATTTCCAACAAGTGAGACATTTTCAGTAGCCCTTGCAGGTACACTTGTATAAGCAGAAGAAAGCTGGATATCAGAAACCTCTGTATCAGTAAGTATTTCACCTGTTGCAGCATCGGCCATCCATCCCTGAACTATAAAACCATCTGGAGTAACAAGATATCCATCTTTATCAAAAGTAAAATTTCCTGCTCTTGTGTAATACATTTCGTTTTCATTCTCACTTCTTACCACAAAAAAACCATTCCCTTGTATTGCCATATCTGTCGTAACACCGGTATTTTGAAGAGTCCCTTGAGTAAAAATAGTGTCAACGGACGCTGTAGAAGTTCCTGTTCCTATTTGTTTAGGGTTAATCCCTCCAAGATTACCAGCAGGCGCTTTTCCCCCACTGATTGTTTGACTTAACAAATCTTGAAACACAATCCTAGAAGTTTTATATCCCACAGTATTTACATTAGCTATATTATTACCGATCACATCCATACTTTTTTGATGCTCATTCAAACCAGTAATACCTGAATATAATGACCTTAGCATCTATACACCTCCAACATTCTTAATTATATACGGAAATTATTTCTTCTGGTTTTACTTGTGTAAAACCTAAGTCAAATACAGTATCGTTTCCATCCCTTAAAATACCTATAACTTTTCCGGATGAATACAGTCTTACAGGTATTTCATTTCCGTCATTATCTTTAGCGATAACTTGGTACGAATAATAGCCTGGTTGTAACTTGACACCATTTTTATCAGTCAAATCCCAGCTGAAAAAATTCTCACCATCTACTGCTTCAAAATTTACTTCATTTACCAGAGCCCTTTTTTCATCATAAATTTTTATTACAGTATCTTTTGGCTCACCTGCTAATTCAAACTTTAATACAGCACCATCTTCTTCTGTGCTAAATTTGTTCCCATAAAAATTAATTGTTTTATCAATGAATCCTACTGCGGAAAAAAGGTTTAGATTACTGCTTTCTTCATTATCTATCAATTTATCAAATTTCTCAGATATATTTATCAACTGCTCAAGAGATGAAAACTGTGTGGTCTGTGCAATAAACTCATTGTTATCCAGAGGATTCAATGGATCTTGATATTTCAGTTGAGTAACCAGCAAATTTAAAAAATCATCTTTATCAAGCTCTTTTTTAGGCTCCCTACTACTATCCATTGAATACAAAGTGGTTGTTACGTTATTTGTATCATATATCATCTGTTATCCTCCTATGCATAAAGTGCATTACTATAATTTTCTTTTTCTTTATTGATGGTAACTCTATCAGCTGCACTATTTCCATTTTTAAAACCATTCTTTGTATCTCTATGATTGAATTGTTCCTTGGATGAATCATCAGTTAGATATCCAAAATCAATGTTGGAAAGATTTATCCCTTTAGCCTCTAAATGCTGTCTTATCAAATCAGTCTGTGTAACAAGTAAATTCTTTGCTTCATGTGATTCCACAAAAAGTTTTGCTGTTAATTTTCCGCTAACATCACTAATTTCAATTTTTAAGTTTCCAAGATGCTCAGGATGAAGTTTTACAACTATTTTTTGTCCACCTTTGATATTTGTCATCTTCAAATAATCAACAAACTTCAAAATATCAGTTGGCTTTTCAACTTTAATTTCATTTTTAACTAACACATTATTATCTTGACTATTTGAATGAAATAGCAACGACTGATCAGATCTAAAATCTATTTCTTGTTTATTCCCTTGAAAATTTATTTTATTTATGTTTAAAAAATGTTCTGATAATAGTTTCTTTTTATCAAAAACAAGCTTGGTATCTAATCCATTTTTTAAAACTTTACTAATATGTTGTGTATCTTTGGCATTTCTTACTGTTTTTTCCATTTCATTTACAGCCTCACTCTTTAAATCCTCCTTATCAACCTGTTCTGACAACAAATAAGTTTCATCATTCACTATTTTTTTAAATTTAATATTCTCAATATCGCTTAATATCTTTTTCACTTCTTCATCAGAAATCCCAAGCTCTAACAGCATCTCTTTCATTATTTTTTTTGCTTCAGCATAATTTTCTGCACTTTTAATATTCTCAATACTTTCTGTTGAAACTTCCAGATTAAGCTGCTCTAATATCTTTTGTAAAAATGAGATTATATTCTGAATATCACCTTGATTTTCTTTTGCATTATTATCCTCATTATCATTGAGCTTATTACGAAAAATCTTATGAAATTTTTCATTATCATCTGAGTTTGATTTATTAAGTTTTAGTTGTGTTTTAGGTTTTTCAGAAATGATATCATTAATATTAATTAATGCTTGCTCCATAGCACACCTCCACCCTGTACATAGAAAAATAAATGCCAATATTTATTAATTTCACTTAAAAACACTGCGAAACATCTAACAGTATAACTTGTTAATAAATAAGAGAAAATAATTTTAAGAAATTAACTGTTTAAAAAGGAATATATTTCCTGAGCAGCTTGCTGGGAGGGATTATAAATGGAAAAAATTTCTCCAATTTTTGATAACTCATTTTTATAATATTCATAATTCTCAAGTAACTTAAAAGTATAGTCTATTAAATTCTCCGGTGTCAAACGGCTTTGTAACAATTCAGGAACAATCTCTTTGTCAGCCACAATATTTGGTAGTCCTATATATTTCGTTTTAATAACTAGTCGTCCCAATATTTCTGTGATTTTTCCTACTTTATACATAAGAATTAATGGAGTTCCTACAATAGCACTTTCAAGTGTAGCAGTACCTGAACAAACCCACAATAAATCAGAATACTTCATAACATCATAATTATATCCTGCTGCTATTGGAATATTTTCATTACCAATGTATGAAAGCAAAATTTGTTTATCCAAATTATCAGCTTTTGCTATTACAAATTGAAAATCATCTTTAATATTTTTTATGGCCTGCATAATAACAGGCATTAATGCTCTGATCTCTTTGACTCTACTTCCGGGTAAGATACCTATAATTTTCTTATTTTTAGTAAGCGAAAATAATTTCATAAAGTCATTTCCATTACTAATTTTATATTTTATATTATCTATAATGGGATTGCCTACAAATTTTGCATTTATCCCCTTTTTCTTGAATAACTCTTCTTCAAAAGGTAAAATGCATAGAACTAAATCAACATACTCTTTAATCTTTTCAATTCTACTATAATGCCATGCCCAAACCTGGGGCGCTATATAATAAATAACTTTAAAACCGTTTTCTTTTGCAAATTTTGCAAATCTTAAATTAAAACCAGGATAATCCACTAAAATCACAACATCAGGCATAACTTCTAATAATTTTCTTTTTAATGTTTTAAATAGATTTGCAATGAATGGTGCTTTACGAATAATCCCATCAATACCAATAATGGACATATCATTTATATGAAAATATTGGGTCTGACCCAGCTCCTTTAACCTATCTCCACCTGTTCCATATAAAGAGAAATCCGCCATCTGAGAAAGATGGCGGATCATATTCGATGCGTGTATATCTCCCGATTCTTCGCCGGCTATCAAAAACAGCTTCATCTATTCTACAATTTTAGGTGTTATAAATACTAATAACTCCTTCTTAGTTGTTGTATTCGATTTTGCTCTAAAAAGTGCACCAAGTATCGGTATCTTACTTAAAAATGGAACCCCCTGGTATACTTCAGACTTTTCATCTTCATAAATACCACCTATTACTGTAGTCTCTCCATTTTCTAAAAGCACTTGAGTCTTAGCTTTTTTCTCTTCAGTTGTTGCTGTATTTGCAGTGACAGAACCTAGAGAACTTTTTTCAACTTCAATATCTAAAAAAACCATACCATTCTGGGTAATATGCGGTTTAATTTTCAGTTTTATACCAACATCAACCTCTTGTGTTTCTGTATTATCACCTGTTGGCACAATAATTGCCGTACCACCACTTTTAATTTCAGCTTCTTGATTATTTAATGTTGTAATCCTTGGACTTGAAATAGTTCTTACCTTATTTTGACTCTCAAGAGCAGATAAGGCTACATCTAAATTAAATGTTCTAGATAAATTTCCTAATGACAGTGCTAACGCCCCAGCTGGAGTACCAACAGGTAGATTTACAATGTATCCAGAACCACTAATTCCTGTCGATCCTGTATTTCCATTAATAGTGATCGTATTGGGGAAATTTACAGATGTGGAATTAACATTGTAATTCCCACCCCACTGAATACCCAAATTCAGATTATTTGTATCTAAAACTTCTACTATTCTTGCTTCAATTGTTACCTGAGGGGTCTTTTTATCAAGCTCTTTTAATAATTCACGCGCTTTATCGATTGATGATTTTATGTCAGTTATTACAAAACTATTAGTCCTTGAATTAATTTCAAGCTTACCTCTTTCGCTTAGTACTGATTTTATTATCGCAGTAAATGCAGATGCTTCAGAAAAATTTACAGGAACTGTTTCAGTCACCAATGGCTCAACTTTTTTTATAGCCTCTTTTTCTTTTATTTTTTTAATTTCTTCTGCCTTCATAGCAGAATATCTTTGTTTCGTTAAAATCCAAACCAAATTGTCATCTTCAATTTTCACTAAGTTATTCTCTTTTAAAATAATTTCTAACGCCTGTGTATATGGAATATCTTTTACAAAAAGTGTTGCCTTTCCACTCACTCCATTCCCAAAAACAAGATTCTTTTTTCTACCAAAGTATATAAGTTTAATGGCTTCACGAACATCCATATCTTTAATGTTAAGAGTTATCAAATCAATTTTACTTACTTTTTTCTTATCCTCTCTAGACTCCAGAAGCTCTAATCCTTTACTAAATTTAACTGTAGCTTTACTAAAATTCTCAAAACTACCACTAATTAAAATACCTTCAGGGGCTGTTTCAACATTAGCGTAAACCTCATATCCATTCGGAATAATTAAAATTGCTGTTTTCCCCTCATAGTTTACAATCTTTAAATACTTAAATGGCGATTTTTCACTAAAATTGATAATATTTTTTACTCTATTTAGTATTTTAACATCATCATCAAAAATTACTAAAAGATTACCATTTACAATTTTTTTCGTAAAATTAATTCTTCCTGTTGTTTTTACAATTATACTTTGAAAAGTTTTTACCGAAATAGTTTCAATTCCCACCAAATACTTTTGTTCTTTTGGGAGGCTTTCAAAATTGTTTGATAAGATCAGATAATTTCTATCTTGAGCGGCAAACACAGTTATAGGATGAATAAGTTTAATTAACAATCTAACCTTTTGAGGAGGATAATACTCACCAATTTTCACATATCTTATTATACCCTTATTATATTTTAAGTACTTCTTCTCACTAACATTTTTTACATCAAATAAATCAACATATAAATAATCATTATCTAAATAACCATAATCATATCTAACCACACCATTTAGTTTAATTTTAAATAATAAGTTGGAGCTATCTGAGGAATTTTCAATATCAAGCAGTTTGCTACCTACCAAAATATCTTCAGTGAGTGGTGCGGTATAATCCAAGGTTTTACCAATTTCTTTCTCTTCTACTGTTAAAGGTAAAAATGTCAACAATACCTTATTATCCTTAACATTATACTTATATCTAACATCTTTATTGAGAAGTATCTCAACATTGGCACCATATCTATCTTTATAAATTAAAACAGACTTAATGTTATCATCAGTATACTTAAAATTTAATAATTCAGAACTGACACTACAATCAGGCACCAATATTGTTAATTTATATGGTTCTTTACCATAAAATACTTTTACATCACTTTTATAATTCATTAACAATTCAGCTTTATATTCATCTTTAATTTTAGCTATTTTAAACTCTTTTATTTCATTTATATGTTTTACTTCCACAGTTTTCTGAGCACATGAAAACAAAAACATCAATGTTAAAAAACTTATTAAAAACTTAATATATAACTTCATTATTTACCCTCCTTCTGGGTTAAATATATCTCTTTAATATCAGTTCTTATATTACCAAATATATCTTTTTCAGTTTGTCTTACCACAATCATATCTTCACTTACCGAAATTATTTTACCTCTATTTACACCAATTTCATCACCAACCTTAACATAATAATTATTCCCACTTATATCGATTACGCCTACATTACCAAAAGAACTTTTAAGTATTCCAACAAGTTTTATCTGATCCAAACTGACTCTAAAGAGAGGATTCCCTTGACCTTCAAGATCTTGACTATCTTTATATAAATCAACAACAGATAAGAAAGGATCTCTACCTGCTTCATACTTAAGTGGTTTGTAATCTTTAGCAAAAACTTGTCTTAATTTCTCTTCTTGCTTTTCTAACGTTTCTTTATCTATCTCAAACTTCTCCTGCTTAATTTTCACAGGTTTCTTTTGAGGTTTAAACTCAATATCAGAGTTATCACAACCTGAAAAAATAAAAATCACCAA encodes the following:
- a CDS encoding flagellar hook-basal body complex protein, whose protein sequence is MLRSLYSGITGLNEHQKSMDVIGNNIANVNTVGYKTSRIVFQDLLSQTISGGKAPAGNLGGINPKQIGTGTSTASVDTIFTQGTLQNTGVTTDMAIQGNGFFVVRSENENEMYYTRAGNFTFDKDGYLVTPDGFIVQGWMADAATGEILTDTEVSDIQLSSAYTSVPARATENVSLVGNLDTRAEPTILEFQPLMTTAASNDNIFDLHSSNGLKLDLVEGEPVRIKALATKITDMAKVYNSSDVSLGLDSNKNISIFITQSDTTTEHQLIYDSNEDDFDNNNIGNGKFKTLQGFIDELNNILNNYGATASLSEGKIKIESTNNFTINSFSGNPNLAVVLQSLVGAYVSNDTKESNEIFYEKILNAGSDFNSLGELASEITSAISENVSEGFSVNYDENSGMFVYKNLVIDADQDGIPDVSSNDIRGFKIDKAYSGTVFESNIVTSNDILLGAGETNPPIYSNRFLRYAKESDSLDNLYTNSGLTLGLDSDAVIYFDAQIGGKEPNSDPEATNYVPVLGKTVGDLLNGLESYMGLPDNSITIEDGKIKVIGEKGIPNNIDYINFSVSGASSYATFTDYMKYQTLQNASGGQLITSQTVYDAQGNPHVVNYNFELYDEANNEWKLTIEPADSNDSISIDGTTGNTVIVRFNQDGSFQGVYDLYTNNILSNLSFTLSPANGASIMSGVSVNLGTPGNYDGMTLSAAESTITETDQDGYPMGSLERLSVNDSGEIIGAYTNGEIKLIAQVGVAIFTNQEGLLKVGDTLFAETPNSGQAAIGRASTGGRGTIASGALENSNVDLAREFVNMITTQRGFQANSRVITTSDELLQELMNLKR
- a CDS encoding flagellar hook assembly protein FlgD, coding for MIYDTNNVTTTLYSMDSSREPKKELDKDDFLNLLVTQLKYQDPLNPLDNNEFIAQTTQFSSLEQLINISEKFDKLIDNEESSNLNLFSAVGFIDKTINFYGNKFSTEEDGAVLKFELAGEPKDTVIKIYDEKRALVNEVNFEAVDGENFFSWDLTDKNGVKLQPGYYSYQVIAKDNDGNEIPVRLYSSGKVIGILRDGNDTVFDLGFTQVKPEEIISVYN
- a CDS encoding flagellar hook-length control protein FliK, producing MEQALININDIISEKPKTQLKLNKSNSDDNEKFHKIFRNKLNDNEDNNAKENQGDIQNIISFLQKILEQLNLEVSTESIENIKSAENYAEAKKIMKEMLLELGISDEEVKKILSDIENIKFKKIVNDETYLLSEQVDKEDLKSEAVNEMEKTVRNAKDTQHISKVLKNGLDTKLVFDKKKLLSEHFLNINKINFQGNKQEIDFRSDQSLLFHSNSQDNNVLVKNEIKVEKPTDILKFVDYLKMTNIKGGQKIVVKLHPEHLGNLKIEISDVSGKLTAKLFVESHEAKNLLVTQTDLIRQHLEAKGINLSNIDFGYLTDDSSKEQFNHRDTKNGFKNGNSAADRVTINKEKENYSNALYA
- the lpxB gene encoding lipid-A-disaccharide synthase yields the protein MKLFLIAGEESGDIHASNMIRHLSQMADFSLYGTGGDRLKELGQTQYFHINDMSIIGIDGIIRKAPFIANLFKTLKRKLLEVMPDVVILVDYPGFNLRFAKFAKENGFKVIYYIAPQVWAWHYSRIEKIKEYVDLVLCILPFEEELFKKKGINAKFVGNPIIDNIKYKISNGNDFMKLFSLTKNKKIIGILPGSRVKEIRALMPVIMQAIKNIKDDFQFVIAKADNLDKQILLSYIGNENIPIAAGYNYDVMKYSDLLWVCSGTATLESAIVGTPLILMYKVGKITEILGRLVIKTKYIGLPNIVADKEIVPELLQSRLTPENLIDYTFKLLENYEYYKNELSKIGEIFSIYNPSQQAAQEIYSFLNS
- a CDS encoding type IV pilus secretin PilQ, translated to MKLYIKFLISFLTLMFLFSCAQKTVEVKHINEIKEFKIAKIKDEYKAELLMNYKSDVKVFYGKEPYKLTILVPDCSVSSELLNFKYTDDNIKSVLIYKDRYGANVEILLNKDVRYKYNVKDNKVLLTFLPLTVEEKEIGKTLDYTAPLTEDILVGSKLLDIENSSDSSNLLFKIKLNGVVRYDYGYLDNDYLYVDLFDVKNVSEKKYLKYNKGIIRYVKIGEYYPPQKVRLLIKLIHPITVFAAQDRNYLILSNNFESLPKEQKYLVGIETISVKTFQSIIVKTTGRINFTKKIVNGNLLVIFDDDVKILNRVKNIINFSEKSPFKYLKIVNYEGKTAILIIPNGYEVYANVETAPEGILISGSFENFSKATVKFSKGLELLESREDKKKVSKIDLITLNIKDMDVREAIKLIYFGRKKNLVFGNGVSGKATLFVKDIPYTQALEIILKENNLVKIEDDNLVWILTKQRYSAMKAEEIKKIKEKEAIKKVEPLVTETVPVNFSEASAFTAIIKSVLSERGKLEINSRTNSFVITDIKSSIDKARELLKELDKKTPQVTIEARIVEVLDTNNLNLGIQWGGNYNVNSTSVNFPNTITINGNTGSTGISGSGYIVNLPVGTPAGALALSLGNLSRTFNLDVALSALESQNKVRTISSPRITTLNNQEAEIKSGGTAIIVPTGDNTETQEVDVGIKLKIKPHITQNGMVFLDIEVEKSSLGSVTANTATTEEKKAKTQVLLENGETTVIGGIYEDEKSEVYQGVPFLSKIPILGALFRAKSNTTTKKELLVFITPKIVE
- a CDS encoding pilus assembly protein PilP — protein: MINYLYGLIFLVIFIFSGCDNSDIEFKPQKKPVKIKQEKFEIDKETLEKQEEKLRQVFAKDYKPLKYEAGRDPFLSVVDLYKDSQDLEGQGNPLFRVSLDQIKLVGILKSSFGNVGVIDISGNNYYVKVGDEIGVNRGKIISVSEDMIVVRQTEKDIFGNIRTDIKEIYLTQKEGK